From one Actinopolyspora saharensis genomic stretch:
- a CDS encoding GGDEF domain-containing protein — MGEWPLWRLRPAALWYVLAVQLTAVASVAVVVAVTERPTAEQLHEFGLLAVTGGAVIVGTSLSIHLRDGIRRNPWTIHICYLVAGLLVLPPNLLVLLLLGPALHGVLDAREAPHRWMFINAATVLATFAARAVLGWESPHWSPWALVAAGATLLLTRAALVAAGLRLRSPRADKSDVLGDPIDVLLGIVAVSLGMLIAVAVEFRAASALLAAPPMALLDLAGQLPQWRRSAQRDGKTGLVNAMHWDKLARAELAKASSRGQDVTVLLLDLDHFKRVNDELGHLAGDAALASVALMLRGSVRKGDLVGRFGGEEFVVLLPEADTDAAGEVAHRIRRATASLSVPVRDTAGVQHRLDDLTISIGVAGTARLGYELGDLLVAADAALLEAKAAGRNAVTLA, encoded by the coding sequence GTGGGGGAATGGCCACTGTGGAGACTGCGGCCGGCTGCCCTGTGGTACGTGCTCGCGGTGCAGCTCACGGCGGTCGCGTCGGTCGCGGTCGTGGTCGCGGTGACCGAACGCCCCACCGCGGAGCAGCTGCACGAATTCGGCCTGCTCGCCGTGACCGGCGGCGCGGTGATCGTGGGGACCTCGCTGTCGATCCACCTGCGGGACGGCATCAGGCGCAACCCGTGGACCATCCACATCTGCTACCTCGTCGCCGGTCTGCTGGTCCTGCCCCCGAACCTGCTCGTGCTGCTGCTGCTCGGACCGGCGCTGCACGGGGTGCTCGACGCGCGGGAGGCTCCCCACCGCTGGATGTTCATCAACGCGGCCACCGTGCTGGCCACGTTCGCCGCACGAGCCGTGCTGGGCTGGGAAAGCCCACACTGGTCTCCCTGGGCGCTGGTCGCCGCCGGCGCCACCCTGCTGCTGACGCGCGCCGCGCTCGTCGCGGCCGGTTTACGGCTACGCAGCCCGCGGGCCGACAAGTCCGATGTGCTCGGTGACCCCATAGACGTGCTGCTGGGCATCGTCGCGGTCAGCCTCGGGATGCTGATCGCCGTGGCGGTCGAGTTCCGCGCGGCGAGCGCGCTGCTCGCGGCCCCGCCGATGGCGCTGCTCGACCTCGCCGGTCAGCTCCCGCAGTGGCGGCGCTCGGCGCAACGGGACGGAAAGACCGGCCTGGTGAACGCGATGCACTGGGACAAGCTCGCCCGCGCCGAACTGGCCAAAGCGAGCTCGCGCGGCCAGGACGTCACCGTGCTGCTGCTGGACCTGGACCACTTCAAACGCGTCAACGACGAACTCGGGCACCTCGCGGGCGACGCGGCGCTGGCCTCGGTGGCGCTGATGCTGCGCGGCAGCGTGCGCAAGGGCGACCTGGTGGGCCGGTTCGGCGGGGAGGAGTTCGTGGTGCTGCTGCCCGAAGCCGACACCGATGCCGCGGGCGAAGTCGCCCACCGGATCAGGAGAGCCACCGCCTCGCTGTCCGTGCCGGTCAGGGACACGGCAGGTGTGCAGCACCGACTCGACGACCTGACCATCAGCATCGGAGTGGCCGGAACCGCGCGCCTCGGCTACGAACTGGGCGACCTGCTCGTGGCCGCCGACGCGGCGCTGCTGGAGGCCAAGGCGGCAGGCAGGAATGCCGTCACCCTGGCTTAG
- a CDS encoding polysaccharide deacetylase family protein, translating into MTKTTSWRRVATGLIPLLCAVVLAGCVAPTQADSEAKPLYLTFDDGPSNDTDEILTVLNDNDVRATFFALGENLAGNHELAQRMLAEGHVVATHTWNHRNLTKLSPAELDSQLRRSVDEVRAVGSDSDCIRPPYGATNDAVQDALAEHDLRSVLWNVDPKDWKRPDAEALADRLVEAASPRAVVLLHDGGGNREKTIQALRTALPELRAEGYEFRPVPGC; encoded by the coding sequence ATGACCAAGACCACGTCGTGGCGCCGTGTCGCTACCGGACTGATCCCGCTCCTGTGCGCCGTTGTGCTCGCCGGATGCGTCGCGCCCACACAGGCAGACAGCGAGGCCAAACCGCTGTACCTGACCTTCGACGACGGGCCGTCGAACGACACCGACGAGATCCTGACCGTGCTGAACGACAATGACGTCCGGGCGACGTTCTTCGCGCTCGGCGAGAACCTGGCCGGAAATCACGAGCTCGCTCAGCGCATGCTGGCCGAGGGCCACGTCGTGGCGACGCACACCTGGAACCACCGAAACCTCACCAAGCTCAGCCCCGCGGAGCTGGACAGCCAGTTACGGCGCTCCGTGGACGAGGTGCGTGCCGTCGGCTCGGACAGCGACTGCATACGCCCCCCGTACGGCGCCACCAACGATGCCGTCCAGGATGCGCTCGCCGAACACGACCTGCGGTCGGTCCTGTGGAACGTCGACCCGAAGGACTGGAAGCGCCCGGATGCCGAGGCGCTCGCCGACCGCTTGGTGGAGGCGGCCTCCCCACGCGCCGTGGTGCTACTGCACGACGGCGGAGGCAACCGCGAGAAAACCATCCAGGCACTGCGCACCGCCCTGCCCGAGTTGCGCGCCGAGGGCTACGAGTTCCGTCCCGTGCCGGGGTGTTGA
- a CDS encoding response regulator transcription factor produces MAQILLIEDDQSIRTSLALALGRHGHQTREADTGEDGLRMLASAEPDVVVLDLMLPGMDGFEVCRRIRAKSAVPVIMLTARGDDFDVVGGLEAGADDYVIKPVQPRVLDARIRAVLRRGTFAEQTQSDRYRDLTIDRAALTVTKGDQQLALTPTELRVLLELSRSPGQVLSRMQLLELVWEYDYLGDSRLVDNCVQRLRAKIEDEPARPVFVQTVRGFGYRFGPV; encoded by the coding sequence ATGGCGCAGATCTTGTTGATCGAGGATGATCAGTCCATCCGTACCAGCCTCGCGCTCGCCCTCGGCAGGCACGGGCACCAGACGCGCGAAGCGGACACCGGAGAGGACGGTCTCCGCATGCTGGCCTCGGCGGAACCGGATGTCGTGGTGCTGGATCTGATGCTGCCCGGAATGGACGGCTTCGAGGTGTGTCGGCGCATCCGCGCGAAGTCCGCAGTACCCGTCATCATGCTCACCGCGCGCGGTGATGACTTCGATGTGGTCGGCGGCCTCGAGGCCGGTGCGGACGACTACGTGATCAAACCCGTACAACCGAGGGTGCTCGACGCGCGCATTCGTGCGGTGTTGCGCAGGGGGACGTTCGCCGAGCAGACGCAGTCCGACCGCTACCGCGACCTGACCATCGACCGCGCCGCGCTCACCGTCACCAAGGGTGATCAGCAGCTCGCGCTGACTCCGACCGAGCTGCGCGTGCTGCTGGAACTGTCCCGCTCGCCCGGTCAGGTGCTCAGTCGCATGCAGCTGCTCGAGCTGGTGTGGGAGTACGACTACCTCGGCGACTCCCGCCTGGTGGACAACTGCGTGCAGCGGTTGCGCGCGAAGATCGAGGACGAGCCCGCGCGGCCGGTGTTCGTGCAGACGGTGCGCGGGTTCGGCTACCGGTTCGGGCCGGTATGA
- a CDS encoding sensor histidine kinase, whose amino-acid sequence MRAPRVLRGLRARLIAACVAVAVLAAATASLVSAASAGNSLLRSAQQRIADTAARRITDTAPALVYPPDTGDLRKIRDALDGPVVVTYESLRVHTGETAAITEQLRTAVHDGDQLALQRVDSATGMKLLIGVPVLITGVDGQQRPSGIEVYLVRDLGDVVREANALTRNAIWTSALALPVAVLLALLAARGVLRPVRELRGTARKLAAGDLDARLRPSGADELAELATTFNDTAASLQSSIGELARMEADSRRFVADVSHELRTPLTTLTSVAEMLEEDLERMPSDARASIELAIAETRRLASLVEDLMEIARFDAGAAQPHLERVDMPGAVRECLRSRSWTEQVRLDSPEELAAVLDRRRLDVIVANLVGNALRHGEPPVLVRLSADEQEVHLEVIDNGPGLPEEGAAQLFDRFYKADSSRGRSAGSGLGMAITAENVWLHGGTVEAGDADGAGARFAVRLPRWSEET is encoded by the coding sequence GTGCGTGCGCCGCGGGTGCTGCGCGGGCTGCGCGCCAGACTGATCGCCGCGTGCGTCGCGGTTGCCGTGCTCGCAGCCGCGACGGCGTCCTTGGTGAGTGCGGCCTCGGCCGGCAACTCGCTGCTGCGGTCGGCCCAACAGCGGATCGCGGACACCGCTGCGCGGCGGATCACCGACACCGCGCCTGCGCTCGTCTACCCGCCGGACACCGGTGACCTGCGCAAGATCCGGGATGCCCTCGACGGGCCTGTCGTGGTGACGTACGAGTCGCTGCGCGTACACACCGGTGAGACAGCGGCGATCACCGAGCAACTGCGCACCGCCGTACATGACGGAGACCAACTCGCGCTGCAGCGGGTGGACTCCGCCACCGGGATGAAGCTGCTCATCGGCGTCCCGGTGCTGATCACCGGTGTGGACGGGCAGCAGCGGCCGTCCGGGATCGAGGTGTACCTGGTGCGTGACCTCGGTGACGTGGTGCGGGAGGCGAACGCGCTCACCCGGAACGCGATATGGACGAGCGCGCTCGCGCTGCCGGTCGCCGTGCTGCTGGCCCTGCTGGCGGCGCGTGGCGTGCTGCGGCCGGTGCGCGAGCTCCGCGGAACCGCGCGCAAACTGGCCGCGGGCGACCTCGACGCCCGGTTGCGGCCCAGCGGCGCCGACGAGTTGGCCGAGCTCGCCACCACGTTCAACGACACCGCGGCCTCGTTGCAGTCCTCCATCGGCGAGCTGGCCAGAATGGAAGCCGACTCCCGCCGGTTCGTCGCCGACGTGTCACACGAGCTACGCACGCCACTCACCACCCTGACCTCCGTTGCCGAGATGCTGGAAGAGGATCTGGAGCGGATGCCGTCCGACGCACGGGCCTCCATCGAGCTTGCCATCGCCGAAACCCGGCGACTGGCGTCGCTCGTCGAGGACCTGATGGAGATCGCCCGGTTCGATGCGGGCGCCGCGCAACCGCACCTGGAACGGGTGGACATGCCCGGTGCGGTGCGGGAGTGCCTGCGGTCGCGCTCCTGGACCGAGCAGGTGCGGCTGGACTCGCCGGAGGAGCTGGCCGCCGTGCTGGATCGGCGCCGACTGGATGTGATCGTGGCGAACCTCGTCGGCAATGCACTCCGGCACGGGGAACCACCGGTATTGGTGCGGTTGAGCGCGGACGAGCAGGAGGTGCACCTCGAGGTGATCGACAACGGCCCGGGACTGCCGGAGGAGGGCGCGGCGCAGCTGTTCGACCGCTTCTACAAGGCGGACTCCTCGCGCGGCCGGTCCGCGGGCAGCGGTCTCGGGATGGCGATCACCGCGGAGAACGTGTGGCTGCACGGCGGCACCGTCGAGGCGGGCGATGCCGACGGTGCGGGAGCCCGGTTCGCGGTCAGGCTGCCGCGCTGGTCGGAGGAAACATGA
- a CDS encoding acyltransferase family protein: MTKVQPSTAAQPKAGKPYQPALDGLRGIAILGVLLFHTDHLPGGFLGVDLFFALSGYLITELLLREVETTGTVSLVAFWGRRIRRLLPALATVLVGVTVLVWLVATPGMVRTTLADAPWVQLNLMNWHLLAESASYWDSFGQERVFEHLWSIAVEEQFYLVWPALLLLVTRGVLRVDRRVAVVAAACSAISLVLMIVLVSPVDPTRVYTGTDTRAFSLLLGAVVATPWARAVLARAVGRWAGAALVVLAVGIGAIWALAAGKESLWLYNGGLFAHSLAAALLIGLCARTPHALLAKVLAWQPLRWLGLISYSLYLWHWPVIVLLPPERTGLDGWALTAVVCAVSIGLAALSKYLIEDPIRFRAEWARGRKGVVAFVALMAGMAVLWLTLPTPDPSTVDVSNLD; this comes from the coding sequence ATGACGAAGGTCCAACCGAGTACGGCTGCTCAACCGAAGGCGGGCAAGCCGTATCAACCCGCGCTGGACGGGCTGCGCGGCATCGCGATACTGGGTGTGCTGCTGTTTCACACCGACCACCTGCCCGGTGGTTTCCTCGGTGTGGACCTGTTCTTCGCGTTGTCCGGGTATCTCATCACCGAGTTGCTGCTGCGGGAAGTCGAGACAACGGGAACGGTGTCGCTGGTCGCCTTCTGGGGCAGGCGGATCCGCAGGCTGCTGCCCGCGCTCGCGACGGTGCTCGTCGGTGTCACCGTGCTGGTATGGCTGGTGGCAACACCCGGCATGGTGCGCACGACACTCGCGGACGCCCCGTGGGTGCAGCTGAACCTGATGAACTGGCACCTGCTGGCGGAATCGGCCAGCTACTGGGACAGCTTCGGGCAGGAGCGGGTGTTCGAACACCTGTGGAGCATCGCGGTCGAGGAGCAGTTCTACCTCGTGTGGCCGGCGCTGCTGTTGCTCGTCACTCGGGGAGTCCTGCGGGTGGATCGCCGGGTCGCCGTGGTCGCTGCCGCGTGTTCGGCCATCTCCCTGGTGTTGATGATCGTGCTGGTCAGCCCGGTGGATCCGACGCGCGTCTACACCGGAACCGACACCAGGGCCTTCTCGCTGTTGCTCGGCGCCGTGGTCGCCACCCCGTGGGCGCGTGCCGTGCTGGCCCGCGCGGTCGGCCGTTGGGCGGGTGCCGCGCTGGTGGTGCTGGCGGTCGGAATCGGCGCCATATGGGCGCTTGCCGCCGGTAAGGAGTCGCTGTGGCTGTACAACGGCGGACTCTTCGCGCACTCCCTGGCCGCTGCCTTGCTGATCGGGCTGTGCGCGCGGACACCGCACGCGCTGCTCGCCAAGGTCCTCGCCTGGCAGCCGCTGCGGTGGCTGGGACTGATCTCCTACAGCCTGTACCTGTGGCACTGGCCCGTCATCGTGCTGCTGCCTCCGGAGCGGACCGGGCTCGACGGGTGGGCGCTGACCGCCGTGGTGTGCGCTGTCTCGATCGGCTTGGCCGCGCTCTCGAAGTACCTGATCGAGGACCCGATCCGATTCCGCGCCGAGTGGGCTAGGGGGCGCAAGGGGGTGGTCGCGTTCGTTGCGCTCATGGCCGGGATGGCGGTGCTGTGGCTGACACTGCCCACTCCCGATCCGTCCACGGTCGACGTCAGCAACCTGGACTGA
- a CDS encoding LysR family transcriptional regulator: MGEPDVRQLRYFVAVAEELHFGRAAGRLGIAQPPLSRAIRELERQLGARLLERTTRQVTLTPAGEGFLRDARSALDAVTAAARRARNAGGDTPTLRVAFKADCDAGLLPGIRTTYERDDAALPVELLMGGLGQQVPALLDGRADVALLLTPFDDRGLDAEPLLTEPRLVALPADDPLAARDSLGLADLAGRALPDGTPAEQGPSAGPGNRTRTNHLDLTQIFSLVELGDMVLFPPASLAHRYPRTGIAYRTVTDLEPSTLSVAWPSDSRSHAVAAFVRAATTVAAGAPPDGGTPDPVSPGC, translated from the coding sequence ATGGGCGAGCCGGATGTGCGCCAGCTGCGGTACTTCGTGGCCGTCGCCGAGGAGCTGCACTTCGGACGTGCCGCCGGCCGACTCGGCATCGCACAACCGCCCCTCTCGCGGGCGATCCGCGAGCTGGAGCGCCAACTGGGCGCGCGGCTGCTGGAACGCACCACGCGACAGGTCACGTTGACCCCAGCGGGGGAAGGATTCCTGCGGGACGCACGCAGCGCACTCGACGCGGTCACGGCGGCTGCTCGGCGAGCGCGGAACGCGGGCGGGGACACGCCCACGCTGCGGGTCGCGTTCAAGGCCGACTGCGATGCGGGCCTGCTGCCCGGCATTCGCACCACTTACGAACGGGACGACGCGGCGCTGCCGGTCGAGCTGCTGATGGGCGGGCTGGGGCAGCAGGTACCGGCGCTGCTCGACGGCCGTGCGGACGTCGCACTGCTGCTGACTCCCTTCGACGACCGGGGACTGGACGCAGAACCGCTGCTGACCGAACCGCGCCTGGTGGCATTACCGGCGGACGACCCGCTGGCCGCCAGGGATTCCCTGGGCCTGGCCGACTTGGCGGGCAGAGCACTGCCCGACGGCACTCCGGCCGAACAGGGGCCGTCGGCGGGTCCGGGGAACCGGACCCGGACCAACCACCTCGACCTCACCCAGATCTTCAGTCTGGTCGAACTGGGCGACATGGTGCTGTTCCCGCCCGCCTCGCTGGCACACCGCTACCCGCGCACGGGAATCGCCTACAGAACTGTCACGGATCTCGAACCGAGCACCCTGTCCGTGGCGTGGCCCAGCGACTCCCGCTCGCACGCCGTCGCAGCATTCGTCCGTGCCGCCACGACTGTCGCGGCCGGCGCACCGCCGGACGGCGGCACGCCGGACCCCGTCAGTCCAGGTTGCTGA
- a CDS encoding NAD(P)H-binding protein gives MIVITAPTSQIGRQVLDGLLAADEKLRVVARDPARLPDRARNRVEIVQGSHGDPAVVDRAFAGADTVFWLAPPNPRADSVEAAYLDFTRPACEAFARHGVQRVVGISALGRGTPQAEHAGLVTASLAMDDMIASSGVHYRALTMPSFMDNILNQTDVLNSGVLTSPMSGERSAPVCATRDIAGAAAALLGDDSWTGNGSVPVLGPEDLSFRDMAGIISEVLARPIDFQRISGETLRENLNGHGMSEAMAQGMVDMMLAKNDGLDNAEPRTPESTTPTSFRQWCEEVLKPADTR, from the coding sequence TTGATCGTTATCACGGCACCCACCAGCCAGATCGGCCGCCAGGTCCTCGACGGGCTGCTCGCGGCGGACGAGAAGCTACGAGTGGTCGCACGCGACCCGGCACGACTACCGGACCGCGCACGGAACCGCGTCGAGATCGTGCAGGGTTCGCACGGTGATCCTGCGGTGGTCGACCGGGCGTTCGCGGGGGCCGACACCGTCTTCTGGTTGGCGCCCCCGAACCCGCGGGCGGACAGCGTCGAGGCGGCCTACCTCGACTTCACGCGGCCCGCGTGCGAGGCGTTCGCCCGCCACGGCGTTCAGCGGGTAGTCGGCATCTCCGCCCTCGGGCGCGGCACGCCGCAGGCCGAACACGCCGGGCTGGTCACCGCGTCGCTGGCCATGGACGACATGATCGCGAGCAGTGGCGTGCACTACCGCGCACTGACCATGCCCTCGTTCATGGACAACATCCTCAATCAGACCGACGTGTTGAACAGCGGTGTGCTCACCTCCCCGATGTCCGGAGAGCGCAGCGCTCCCGTCTGCGCCACGCGGGACATCGCCGGGGCGGCCGCCGCGCTGCTGGGCGACGACTCCTGGACCGGCAACGGCAGCGTTCCGGTTCTCGGGCCGGAGGACCTGTCGTTCCGTGACATGGCAGGGATCATCTCCGAGGTGCTGGCACGCCCGATCGACTTCCAACGGATCAGCGGGGAGACACTCCGGGAAAACCTCAACGGGCACGGCATGTCCGAGGCAATGGCTCAGGGCATGGTCGACATGATGCTGGCCAAGAACGACGGTCTGGACAACGCGGAACCGCGCACTCCGGAATCCACCACACCCACGAGTTTCCGCCAGTGGTGCGAGGAGGTACTGAAGCCCGCCGACACACGCTGA
- a CDS encoding SGNH/GDSL hydrolase family protein produces MSFGHGFGNVDCMSKATKLLTATCALLLATVGACAQSNRADTSAADGTSSSEQAPKVLWVGDSVAAQLAKPLTAAAEASELPFKSIAAAGGGNVSGREKLTQSTFQRLNKALDSYNPDVVTYQVSTYDWGTEKEQRAAYEKLLRTVADSGAKLAIVTMPPIKPDDFYKDHMDELERTTRLVEEVAAGSDDEAVVFDSAQVWGEEFQKKRDGELYRKSDGIHTCPQGAAQFTDWLLGELAEQFGGITAANPESWANAGWSGDSKFEGCQTGA; encoded by the coding sequence ATGTCATTCGGACATGGGTTCGGGAACGTCGACTGCATGAGCAAAGCTACGAAGCTGCTGACCGCTACGTGTGCGCTGTTGCTAGCGACTGTCGGTGCGTGTGCGCAGAGCAACCGAGCCGACACGTCCGCTGCCGACGGGACGTCCTCGTCCGAGCAGGCGCCCAAGGTGTTGTGGGTCGGGGACTCGGTGGCAGCGCAGCTGGCGAAACCGCTCACCGCCGCCGCCGAGGCCAGTGAACTACCGTTCAAGTCCATCGCCGCCGCGGGCGGCGGCAACGTGTCGGGACGCGAGAAACTGACGCAATCAACATTTCAGCGCCTGAACAAGGCACTGGACTCGTACAACCCGGACGTGGTGACCTACCAGGTATCCACGTACGACTGGGGGACCGAAAAGGAGCAGCGCGCGGCGTACGAAAAGCTACTGAGGACAGTCGCGGACTCCGGCGCGAAGCTCGCGATCGTGACGATGCCCCCGATCAAACCCGATGACTTCTACAAGGACCACATGGACGAGCTCGAGCGCACCACCCGATTGGTTGAGGAGGTGGCCGCGGGCTCGGACGACGAGGCCGTGGTCTTCGACAGCGCACAGGTGTGGGGTGAAGAGTTCCAGAAGAAGCGCGACGGCGAACTTTACCGCAAGTCCGACGGCATCCACACCTGCCCGCAGGGAGCGGCTCAGTTCACCGACTGGCTGCTGGGGGAGCTCGCCGAGCAGTTCGGCGGGATCACCGCCGCGAATCCCGAGTCCTGGGCCAACGCGGGCTGGTCCGGCGATTCCAAGTTCGAAGGTTGCCAAACCGGGGCCTGA
- a CDS encoding AI-2E family transporter → MSATKVTNSDEAARVPPAIRLTAAIGWRMLIIFGMLYALGWIVGKLSVVLIPVAIALLLSALLAPAVSLLTRMRVPRGLATAVVLVGGLAAVGGVLTFVINAFIAGLPRLQQQLTASLNTIREWLSSGPLHLGQEQINRYIDQMGTWLEDNQQQLTSGALATATTVGNFLTGLLLMLFTLIFFLHDGRRIWLFLINPLPESVRPRIDLAGSRGFDSLIGYIRATGLVAVGDALGIGIGLAIIGVPLVVPLAALVFLAAFIPIVGAVASGAVAILVALVANGPIAALLVLAVVLGVQQLEGNVLQPLLIGRAVRLHPLAVVLAISVGVIAGGIIGALLAVPVMAMLNSAVRSLAGSSEEEEGEADDEEAEESVARPE, encoded by the coding sequence GTGAGTGCCACCAAGGTCACGAATTCCGACGAGGCCGCCCGGGTCCCACCCGCGATCCGCCTGACCGCCGCCATCGGCTGGCGCATGTTGATCATCTTCGGGATGCTGTACGCCCTCGGGTGGATCGTGGGCAAGCTTTCCGTCGTGCTGATCCCCGTCGCGATCGCACTCCTGCTGTCCGCCCTGCTCGCTCCGGCGGTGTCGCTGCTCACCCGAATGCGCGTGCCCAGAGGGTTGGCCACGGCGGTGGTGCTCGTCGGGGGGCTGGCGGCCGTCGGCGGCGTGCTGACCTTCGTCATCAACGCCTTCATCGCCGGCCTGCCCCGCCTGCAGCAGCAGCTGACCGCGAGCCTGAACACCATCCGGGAATGGCTGTCCAGCGGCCCGCTGCACCTGGGGCAGGAGCAGATCAACAGGTACATCGACCAGATGGGCACCTGGTTGGAGGACAACCAGCAGCAGCTGACCAGCGGGGCGCTGGCCACGGCGACCACGGTGGGAAACTTCCTGACCGGGCTGCTGCTGATGCTGTTCACGCTGATCTTCTTCCTGCACGACGGGCGCAGGATCTGGCTCTTCCTGATAAACCCGCTGCCGGAATCGGTGCGCCCCCGGATCGATCTGGCCGGCTCGCGCGGTTTCGATTCCCTGATCGGCTACATCCGCGCCACCGGTCTGGTCGCGGTCGGTGACGCGCTCGGCATCGGCATCGGGCTCGCGATCATCGGGGTCCCGCTGGTCGTTCCACTGGCCGCACTGGTCTTCCTGGCCGCGTTCATCCCCATCGTCGGAGCGGTGGCCTCCGGCGCCGTCGCCATCCTCGTCGCGCTGGTGGCCAACGGCCCCATCGCGGCGCTGCTGGTGCTGGCCGTGGTGCTCGGGGTGCAGCAGCTGGAGGGCAACGTGCTCCAGCCGCTGCTGATCGGGCGCGCGGTGCGGCTGCACCCGCTCGCGGTGGTGCTGGCGATCAGCGTCGGCGTCATAGCCGGGGGGATCATCGGGGCTCTGCTGGCCGTTCCGGTGATGGCGATGCTCAACTCAGCCGTGCGTTCCCTGGCCGGTTCCTCCGAGGAGGAGGAAGGCGAAGCGGATGACGAGGAAGCGGAGGAGTCGGTGGCTCGGCCGGAGTAG
- a CDS encoding glycosyltransferase 87 family protein yields the protein MILLCEFFALVMVSAINPHAHIDGEVYQLGARAWLDGMPIYQDLPPTQSGLSLPFIYPPFAAIVFTPLALVSKAKAVTAIMLVSHLALLSTLYVVLRAAPFSARRRERTMLLTAAVLPLATILEPVRETLTYAQINLVLMALVAIDSLWRIDGRRKLPYPRGLLIGIAAGLKLTPAVFLLLPLLRRDVRTIVTALVSFLGTVALGFLLAFDDARRFWLHEVLSSRDVSFGPQFEGDASIYAGNVSLRSLLAKLAVPEPWQTGALAVLILLAAALTVFGMLAALSPRTGKRDLPTALVLNAVFGLLISPISWSHHWVWIVPGLVLLFGKGYARRDWPLLIATALAAELYVIGPHWSVPQGEGKELTWGFFEHLIGNSYVYLGLGFLVYHAWRGFVDRKSGGLSDTPPLDSSPLDSTEQASARNS from the coding sequence GTGATCCTGCTGTGCGAGTTCTTCGCCCTGGTCATGGTCTCGGCGATCAACCCGCACGCGCACATAGACGGGGAGGTGTACCAGCTCGGGGCGCGGGCCTGGCTCGACGGGATGCCCATCTACCAGGACCTTCCCCCCACGCAGTCGGGGCTGAGCCTGCCGTTCATCTACCCGCCGTTCGCCGCGATCGTGTTCACCCCGCTGGCGCTGGTGTCCAAGGCGAAGGCCGTCACCGCGATCATGCTCGTCAGCCACCTGGCGCTGCTGAGCACGCTCTACGTGGTGCTGCGGGCGGCGCCGTTCAGCGCACGCCGCCGTGAGCGGACCATGCTGCTCACCGCGGCGGTGCTGCCGCTGGCCACGATCCTCGAGCCCGTCCGCGAGACACTGACCTACGCGCAGATCAACCTGGTGCTGATGGCGCTGGTGGCGATCGACTCGCTGTGGCGCATCGACGGGCGGCGCAAACTGCCCTACCCGCGCGGCCTGCTGATCGGAATCGCCGCGGGTCTCAAGCTGACCCCCGCGGTCTTCCTGCTGCTGCCGCTGCTGCGCCGGGACGTCCGCACGATCGTCACCGCGCTGGTGAGCTTTCTCGGAACGGTCGCGCTGGGGTTCCTGCTCGCCTTCGACGATGCGCGCAGGTTCTGGCTCCACGAGGTCCTCAGCAGCAGAGACGTTTCCTTCGGCCCCCAGTTCGAGGGCGACGCGTCCATCTACGCGGGCAACGTATCGCTGCGTTCCCTGCTTGCCAAGCTCGCCGTCCCCGAGCCGTGGCAGACCGGTGCGCTGGCCGTGCTGATCCTGCTCGCAGCGGCGTTGACCGTCTTCGGGATGCTGGCCGCGCTGTCCCCCAGGACAGGGAAGCGGGATCTTCCCACGGCGCTCGTGCTCAACGCCGTGTTCGGCCTGCTGATCTCGCCGATCTCGTGGTCGCACCACTGGGTCTGGATCGTTCCGGGACTGGTGCTGCTGTTCGGCAAGGGCTACGCGCGGCGGGACTGGCCGCTGCTGATCGCCACGGCGCTGGCCGCGGAACTGTACGTGATCGGCCCGCACTGGTCGGTGCCGCAGGGCGAGGGCAAGGAGCTCACCTGGGGCTTCTTCGAACACCTGATCGGCAACTCCTACGTCTACCTCGGGCTCGGCTTCCTCGTGTACCACGCTTGGCGCGGTTTCGTGGATCGGAAGTCCGGCGGGCTCTCGGACACGCCTCCGCTGGATTCATCCCCGCTGGACTCAACCGAGCAGGCCAGCGCCCGGAACTCGTAG